The Eurosta solidaginis isolate ZX-2024a chromosome 4, ASM4086904v1, whole genome shotgun sequence genome includes a window with the following:
- the mRpL22 gene encoding large ribosomal subunit protein uL22m, with amino-acid sequence MSSLTLQFARLSIAPRNLLRTSSKLLPPACNNFHTSDALNSKWNQGHHGPQKWLQYNKVVHPPQAPDEEPRKGYVCHMRCNIKYSPDKMWYIASFVRGMTVDEAVKQLSFVLKKGATHVKEVILEAQEMAVRNHNVEYKSNLWIAESNVGKGRYFRGIRRHARGRQGKVEYKHCHYFVRLEEGEPPKNYYLPVPQTPDQQLEKWFQQMRNRKITSSL; translated from the exons ATGAGCTCATTGACACTCCAATTTGCGCGTCTCAGCATAGCCCCACGTAATTTGTTGCGTACATCGTCTAAGCTGCTGCCACCCGCTTGTAATAACTTTCACACATCGGATGCACTAAACTCCAAATGGAATCAAGGACATCATGGACCGCAGAAGTGGCTACAATATAATAAAGTAGTACATCCACCACAAGCGCCAGATGAGGAGCCCAGAAAGGGG TATGTTTGCCATATGCGCTGTAACATAAAATATAGTCCAGATAAAATGTGGTATATAGCGTCATTTGTACGTGGCATGACGGTTGATGAAGCAGTAAAGCAATTAAGTTTCGTATTGAAAAAAGGTGCCACACACGTGAAGGAAGTGATATTGGAAGCCCAAGAAATGGCTGTGCGTAATCATAATGTCGAATATAAAAGCAATTTATGGATTG CTGAATCGAATGTCGGAAAAGGACGTTATTTTCGTGGCATACGTCGTCACGCCCGTGGACGTCAGGGTAAAGTTGAATACAAGCATTGTCACTATTTCGTGCGCCTGGAAGAAGGTGAGCCACCTAAAAATTATTACTTACCCGTACCACAAACACCTGACCAGCAGCTGGAAAAATGGTTCCAACAAATGCGCAATCGTAAAATCACTAGTTCACTTTAA